In Streptomyces sp. NBC_01717, one DNA window encodes the following:
- a CDS encoding ABC transporter permease: MTLLEPKKVPAAEQPRPAEPSRAIALLRDLALGIRFASSGGREGWTRTVLTAVGVGLGVALLLVASSVPHLLDHRSAREQARAESRISRDDTVPKSDSTVLRISAESEFRGRSVEGFLMRPEGAHPVTPPGVANFPGPDEMVVSPALKELLGSPEGRLLKERLPYRITGTIADPGLISPSELRFYAGSATLTAAAGGHRLAGYGDRAPSEPLSPVLIVLVIMICVVLLVPVAIFIATAVRFGGDRRDRRLAALRLVGADIRMTRRIAAGEALFGAVLGLLAGLAFFLVGRQFMGAVEVWDVSAFPADLVPAPWLAALVAVAVPVAAVLVTLTALRSVVIEPLGVVRNSRSRRRRLWWRLLMPVAGVAVLALTGNVDGRTPVDPYPIAAGAVLVLVGLALLLPWLVETCVNRLRGGPVPWQLATRRLQLSSGAASRAVSGITVAVAGAVALQMLFAAVGDDFNRMTGQDPSRAQFTTYSENVTGDAAARTIKEFRATKGVQAVIGTVEVYVTRPGKYEGDIQPTTSLSIGDCATLRELARIGSCKEGDAFVVHPRNDKKMASWMDQTARKGKEVEISSSIEPDGVKSKRWTLPADAPTVVSRRDPMGEDHWGIMATVGAVDPSTLPGATVNAQIKVDESVADVSEYVRNTAARIDPGMRVDSLHSVTRDRQYASVQTGLQVGATVTLLLIAASMLVSQLEQLRERRRLLSVLVAFGTRRTTLGWSVLWQTAVPVVIGLVVAVAGGLGLGAVMIRMIAKKVTDWWLFLPMVGAGTALILLVTLVSLPLLWRLMRPDGLRTE, from the coding sequence ATGACGCTGCTCGAACCGAAGAAGGTCCCGGCAGCCGAGCAGCCCCGGCCCGCCGAGCCCTCCCGCGCGATCGCCCTGCTGCGCGATCTCGCCCTCGGCATCCGGTTCGCCTCCTCCGGCGGGCGTGAGGGCTGGACGCGCACCGTGCTCACCGCGGTCGGTGTGGGCCTCGGCGTGGCACTGCTGCTGGTCGCCTCCTCCGTACCGCATCTGCTCGATCACCGCTCCGCCCGCGAGCAGGCCCGCGCCGAGTCCCGCATCTCACGCGACGACACCGTCCCGAAGTCGGATTCCACGGTGCTGCGGATCAGCGCGGAGTCCGAGTTCCGCGGCCGCTCCGTCGAGGGCTTCCTGATGCGGCCGGAGGGGGCGCACCCGGTGACCCCGCCCGGCGTGGCGAACTTCCCCGGCCCGGACGAGATGGTCGTCTCGCCTGCCCTGAAGGAGCTGCTCGGCTCCCCGGAGGGCCGACTCCTCAAGGAGCGGCTGCCGTACCGGATCACCGGCACCATCGCCGATCCGGGCCTCATCTCCCCGAGCGAACTGCGCTTCTACGCGGGCAGCGCCACCCTGACCGCCGCCGCGGGCGGCCACCGGCTGGCCGGTTACGGCGACCGGGCCCCGTCCGAGCCCCTGTCGCCCGTCCTCATCGTGCTCGTCATCATGATCTGCGTCGTCCTGCTGGTGCCGGTCGCGATCTTCATCGCGACGGCCGTGCGCTTCGGCGGGGACCGCCGCGACCGCAGACTCGCCGCGCTGCGCCTGGTCGGCGCGGACATCCGGATGACCCGCCGGATCGCTGCCGGTGAGGCACTCTTCGGCGCGGTGCTCGGCCTGCTGGCAGGTCTGGCGTTCTTCCTGGTGGGACGTCAGTTCATGGGCGCCGTCGAGGTGTGGGACGTCAGCGCCTTCCCTGCCGATCTGGTCCCGGCCCCCTGGCTGGCGGCGCTGGTCGCGGTGGCGGTTCCGGTGGCAGCGGTGCTGGTCACCCTGACCGCCCTGCGCTCGGTGGTGATCGAACCGCTCGGAGTCGTACGCAACAGCCGCAGCCGCAGACGCCGGCTCTGGTGGCGGCTGCTGATGCCGGTCGCGGGCGTGGCGGTACTCGCGCTGACCGGAAACGTCGACGGGCGCACCCCTGTCGATCCGTATCCGATCGCGGCCGGCGCCGTCCTGGTCCTGGTGGGGCTCGCGCTGCTGCTGCCGTGGCTGGTCGAGACGTGTGTGAACCGGCTGCGCGGCGGCCCGGTGCCCTGGCAGCTCGCGACCCGCAGGCTCCAGCTGAGCAGCGGTGCGGCGTCCCGTGCGGTCAGCGGCATCACCGTCGCGGTGGCGGGCGCGGTGGCGCTGCAGATGCTCTTCGCTGCGGTGGGCGACGACTTCAACCGGATGACGGGACAGGATCCCTCGCGGGCCCAGTTCACGACGTACTCCGAGAACGTGACCGGTGACGCGGCCGCGCGCACCATCAAGGAGTTCCGGGCCACCAAGGGCGTGCAGGCCGTCATCGGCACGGTCGAGGTGTACGTCACCCGGCCGGGGAAGTACGAGGGCGACATCCAACCCACCACCTCACTGTCCATCGGCGACTGCGCGACCCTGCGCGAGCTCGCCCGGATCGGCTCCTGCAAGGAGGGCGACGCCTTCGTCGTCCACCCCAGGAACGACAAGAAGATGGCCTCCTGGATGGACCAGACCGCTCGCAAGGGCAAGGAGGTCGAGATCAGCTCGTCCATCGAGCCGGACGGCGTGAAGTCGAAGCGGTGGACCCTGCCCGCCGACGCCCCGACCGTCGTCTCCCGCCGCGATCCGATGGGCGAGGACCACTGGGGCATCATGGCCACGGTCGGCGCGGTCGACCCGAGTACGCTGCCCGGCGCGACGGTCAACGCGCAGATCAAGGTCGACGAGAGCGTCGCGGACGTCTCCGAGTACGTACGGAACACGGCGGCCAGGATCGACCCCGGCATGCGCGTCGACTCCCTGCATTCGGTGACGCGCGACCGGCAGTACGCGAGCGTGCAGACCGGCCTTCAGGTCGGCGCGACCGTGACCCTGTTGCTGATCGCCGCCTCGATGCTGGTCTCCCAGCTGGAGCAGTTGCGGGAGCGCAGACGCCTGCTGTCGGTCCTGGTCGCCTTCGGCACCCGGCGGACCACCCTTGGCTGGTCGGTGCTCTGGCAGACCGCTGTGCCGGTGGTCATCGGCCTGGTGGTGGCGGTCGCGGGCGGGCTCGGGCTCGGCGCGGTGATGATCAGGATGATCGCCAAGAAGGTGACCGACTGGTGGCTGTTCCTGCCGATGGTGGGGGCCGGCACCGCACTGATCCTGCTGGTCACTCTGGTCTCGCTGCCGCTGCTGTGGCGGCTCATGCGACCGGACGGCCTGCGGACGGAATGA
- a CDS encoding peroxiredoxin, with the protein MLTVGDKFPEFDLTACVSLESGKEFEQINHKTYEGQWKIVFAWPKDFTFVCPTEIAAFGKLNDEFADRDAQILGFSGDSEFVHHAWRKDHPDLTDLPFPMMADSKHELMRDLGIEGEDGFAQRAVFIVDPNNEIQFTMVTAGSVGRNPKEVLRVLDALQTDELCPCNWTKGENTLDPVALLSGE; encoded by the coding sequence GTGCTCACTGTCGGTGACAAGTTCCCCGAGTTCGACCTGACTGCTTGTGTCTCGCTGGAGAGCGGCAAGGAGTTCGAGCAGATCAACCACAAGACCTACGAGGGTCAGTGGAAGATCGTCTTCGCGTGGCCGAAGGACTTCACCTTCGTGTGCCCCACCGAGATCGCCGCCTTCGGCAAGCTGAACGACGAGTTCGCCGACCGTGACGCCCAGATCCTCGGCTTCTCCGGCGACTCGGAGTTCGTGCACCACGCCTGGCGCAAGGACCACCCGGACCTGACCGATCTGCCCTTCCCGATGATGGCCGACTCGAAGCACGAGCTCATGCGTGACCTCGGCATCGAGGGCGAGGACGGCTTCGCGCAGCGCGCCGTCTTCATCGTCGACCCGAACAACGAGATCCAGTTCACGATGGTGACCGCCGGTTCCGTGGGCCGTAACCCCAAGGAGGTCCTCCGGGTCCTCGACGCCCTGCAGACCGACGAGCTGTGCCCGTGCAACTGGACCAAGGGCGAGAACACCCTGGACCCGGTCGCGCTCCTCTCGGGCGAGTGA
- a CDS encoding PadR family transcriptional regulator produces MSIGHTLLGLLESGPRHGYDLKRTFDEKFGHDRPLHYGQVYSTMSRLLKNGLVEVDGIESGGGPERKRYAITEAGITDVADWLAQPEKPEPYLQSTLYTKVVLALLTGRSAETLLDTQRTEHLRLMRILTDRKRGGDLADQLICDHALFHLEADLRWLELTAARLDRLAGEVVA; encoded by the coding sequence ATGTCTATCGGTCACACCCTCCTCGGGCTCCTCGAGTCCGGCCCCCGCCACGGCTACGACCTCAAGCGCACGTTCGACGAGAAGTTCGGCCACGACCGCCCCCTGCACTACGGCCAGGTCTACTCGACCATGTCCCGCCTCCTCAAGAACGGCCTCGTCGAGGTCGACGGCATAGAGAGCGGCGGCGGCCCCGAGCGCAAGCGGTACGCCATCACCGAGGCCGGTATCACCGACGTCGCCGACTGGCTCGCCCAGCCCGAGAAGCCGGAGCCGTACCTCCAGTCGACGCTGTACACCAAGGTCGTCCTGGCCCTGCTCACCGGCCGCAGCGCCGAAACCCTCCTGGACACGCAGCGCACCGAGCACCTGCGCCTCATGCGCATCCTCACCGACCGCAAGCGCGGCGGCGACCTCGCAGATCAGCTGATCTGCGACCACGCCCTCTTCCATCTGGAGGCCGACCTCCGCTGGCTGGAACTGACCGCCGCCCGGCTCGACCGCCTCGCCGGGGAGGTCGTCGCATGA
- a CDS encoding AI-2E family transporter yields the protein MSKLPGWLGRVGAELTELGKRLEERRAAAEAEADRDADAEPAIPAAADHAAATADHVPPPPAYAPSVAARPDPVAAIPWGMRVAAEAGWRLLVLAGTLWVLMRVISAVQLVVLAFVAALLVTAMLQPTVARLRRYGLPRGLATAVTAILGFVIMGLVGWFVVWQVMDNLDTLSDKVRDGIDELKRWLLDSPFHVTEQQINDVAKNLSDTIGTNTEEITSAGLQGVTVMVEVLTGILLAMFSTLFLLYDGKRIWQWVLKLVPAQARPGVAGAGPRAWRTLTAYVRGTVLVAMIDAIFIGLGIWFLDVPMAVPLAVFIFLFAFIPLVGAVVSGALAVVVALVTEGVFTALMVLVVVLAVQQIEGHVLQPFILGRAVRVHPLAVVLSVAAGGMVAGIGGAVVAVPLVAVTNTVVGYLRAFGQEAAIRHAPQPRGATAIGAAPASTPPPLPAAEPPPEGEDEGEGKPPVH from the coding sequence ATGTCGAAACTGCCAGGTTGGCTCGGCCGGGTGGGCGCCGAACTGACCGAGCTGGGCAAGCGCCTGGAGGAACGCCGGGCCGCGGCGGAGGCCGAGGCGGACCGGGACGCGGACGCCGAGCCGGCGATCCCGGCCGCCGCCGACCACGCTGCCGCCACGGCTGACCATGTGCCGCCACCGCCCGCATACGCCCCGTCCGTCGCCGCCCGGCCCGATCCGGTCGCGGCGATCCCCTGGGGGATGCGCGTCGCGGCCGAGGCCGGCTGGCGGCTGCTCGTCCTGGCCGGCACGCTCTGGGTGCTGATGCGGGTCATCAGCGCCGTACAGCTGGTGGTGCTCGCGTTCGTCGCCGCGCTGCTCGTCACCGCGATGCTGCAGCCGACCGTCGCCCGGCTGAGGCGCTACGGGCTGCCGCGCGGCCTGGCCACCGCCGTCACGGCGATCCTGGGCTTCGTCATCATGGGCCTGGTCGGCTGGTTCGTTGTCTGGCAGGTCATGGACAACCTCGACACCCTCTCCGACAAGGTGCGGGACGGTATCGACGAGTTGAAGCGCTGGCTGCTCGACAGCCCCTTCCACGTCACCGAGCAGCAGATCAACGACGTCGCGAAGAACCTCAGCGACACCATCGGCACCAACACCGAAGAGATAACCTCCGCCGGGCTCCAGGGCGTCACCGTGATGGTGGAGGTCCTCACCGGGATACTGCTGGCGATGTTCTCGACGCTCTTCCTGCTGTACGACGGGAAGCGCATCTGGCAGTGGGTGCTCAAGCTCGTACCCGCCCAGGCCCGGCCGGGTGTCGCGGGCGCAGGGCCACGCGCCTGGCGGACGCTGACCGCCTATGTGCGGGGCACGGTGCTGGTCGCCATGATCGACGCCATCTTCATCGGGCTCGGGATCTGGTTCCTCGATGTGCCGATGGCGGTGCCGCTCGCCGTCTTCATCTTCCTCTTCGCCTTCATCCCGCTGGTCGGCGCAGTGGTCTCCGGAGCGCTCGCGGTCGTCGTCGCGCTGGTCACCGAGGGCGTGTTCACCGCGCTGATGGTGCTGGTGGTGGTGCTGGCCGTCCAGCAGATCGAGGGACACGTGCTGCAGCCGTTCATCCTCGGCCGTGCGGTACGCGTCCACCCGCTCGCCGTCGTCCTCTCGGTTGCCGCGGGCGGCATGGTCGCGGGGATCGGCGGTGCGGTCGTCGCGGTGCCGCTGGTCGCGGTCACCAATACGGTGGTCGGCTATCTGCGGGCGTTCGGGCAGGAGGCCGCCATTCGCCATGCACCGCAGCCCCGCGGGGCCACCGCGATCGGTGCGGCCCCGGCCTCGACTCCGCCCCCGCTCCCGGCGGCGGAGCCACCGCCCGAGGGTGAGGACGAAGGGGAAGGGAAGCCGCCGGTGCACTGA
- a CDS encoding SPFH domain-containing protein encodes MTDQPIAAQTDGTPEMPAPQVRETTAHSIPGGFGLLLTVLGVFLGVGLAIIGGALGANGHNGVGIPLLVVGVLLAVASLFCMSGVKMVAPGEARVIQLFGRYVGTIRADGLRWINPLTSSRKISTRVRNHETAVLKVNDAYGNPIELAAIVVWKVEDTAQALFEVDDFRKFVATQTEAAVRHIAIEYPYDAHDEGGLSLRGNADEITEKLGAELTARVQAAGVRIIESRFSHLAYAPEIASAMLQRQQAGAVVAARQQIVEGAVGMVEMALTRIAEQDIVELDSERKAAMVSNLMVVLCGDRAAQPVLNTGTLYQ; translated from the coding sequence ATGACCGACCAACCGATAGCGGCGCAGACCGACGGCACTCCGGAGATGCCGGCGCCGCAGGTCCGGGAGACCACGGCCCACTCCATCCCCGGCGGCTTCGGCCTGCTCCTGACCGTCCTCGGCGTGTTCCTCGGCGTCGGCCTGGCGATCATCGGTGGCGCCCTGGGCGCCAACGGACACAACGGGGTGGGGATCCCTCTCCTCGTCGTCGGGGTGCTCCTCGCCGTCGCCTCGCTCTTCTGCATGAGCGGCGTCAAGATGGTGGCGCCCGGCGAGGCCCGCGTCATCCAGCTCTTCGGCCGGTACGTCGGAACGATCCGCGCCGACGGACTGCGCTGGATCAACCCGCTGACCAGCAGCCGCAAGATCTCCACCCGGGTCCGCAACCACGAGACCGCGGTCCTCAAGGTCAACGACGCCTACGGCAACCCGATCGAGCTCGCCGCGATCGTCGTCTGGAAGGTCGAGGACACCGCGCAGGCGCTCTTCGAGGTCGACGACTTCCGGAAGTTCGTCGCCACGCAGACCGAGGCGGCCGTCCGCCACATCGCGATCGAGTACCCGTACGACGCCCACGACGAGGGCGGCCTGTCACTGCGCGGCAACGCGGACGAGATCACCGAGAAGCTGGGCGCCGAACTCACCGCCCGGGTGCAGGCCGCCGGCGTACGCATCATCGAGTCCCGCTTCAGCCACCTCGCGTACGCCCCCGAGATCGCCTCCGCGATGCTCCAGCGCCAGCAGGCGGGTGCGGTGGTCGCGGCCCGCCAGCAGATCGTCGAGGGCGCGGTCGGCATGGTCGAGATGGCGCTGACCCGGATCGCGGAACAGGACATCGTCGAGCTCGACTCCGAACGCAAGGCGGCGATGGTCAGCAACCTGATGGTGGTGCTGTGCGGTGACCGCGCGGCGCAACCCGTCCTGAACACGGGCACGCTCTACCAGTGA
- a CDS encoding alkyl hydroperoxide reductase — MALDELKAAVPDFAKDLKLNLGSVIGNSELPQQQLWGTVLACAIASRSPKVLRELEPEAKANLSAEAYTAAKSAAAIMAMNNVFYRTRHLLSDPEYGTLRAGLRMNVIGKPGVEKVDFELWSLAVSAINGCGQCLDSHEQVLRKAGVDRETIQEAVKIASVIQAVGVTLDAEAVLAE, encoded by the coding sequence ATGGCACTCGACGAACTGAAGGCCGCCGTCCCGGACTTCGCCAAGGACCTGAAGCTGAACCTCGGTTCGGTCATCGGGAACAGCGAACTCCCGCAGCAGCAGCTGTGGGGCACCGTCCTCGCCTGCGCGATCGCCTCGCGCTCGCCGAAGGTGCTTCGCGAGCTGGAGCCGGAGGCCAAGGCCAACCTCTCCGCCGAGGCGTACACCGCTGCGAAGTCGGCCGCCGCCATCATGGCGATGAACAACGTCTTCTACCGGACCCGGCACCTGCTGTCGGACCCCGAGTACGGGACGCTCCGCGCGGGCCTGCGGATGAACGTCATCGGCAAGCCGGGCGTGGAGAAGGTCGACTTCGAACTGTGGTCGCTCGCCGTCTCCGCGATCAACGGCTGCGGCCAGTGCCTGGACTCCCACGAGCAGGTGCTGCGCAAGGCCGGCGTGGACCGTGAGACCATTCAGGAAGCCGTCAAGATCGCCTCGGTGATCCAGGCGGTCGGCGTGACCCTCGATGCCGAGGCCGTGCTCGCCGAGTAA
- a CDS encoding alkaline phosphatase, whose translation MNRRVRSARWGAPVAAAVVAAVATMVLNPTLGASAVAPQSAAKAKAPTAKNVIFINGDGMGASMREAARLNLSGLEGQLAMDRLTASGQLTTTPRDPKAVVTDSAAAATAWATGEKTYNGAISVDVDGNPLATLGQQAKAAGKATGLVTTAQVTDASPAAFFANTADRGQQDEIARQYLDVSKPDVILGGGEDWWLPAGTPGAFQDKPAEDTTEASRGTKGNLIKKAQKAGYSYVNSASGLSKAKNGKLLGLFSNEEMFQQRPEGQGDVYSPVVDLGTMTSKALSSLDKNKKGFFLMVEEEGTDEFAHSNNGTRVLQSMQQLEKAVAVARAYIATHPDTLLVVTGDHETGGLSVEEVDAADESGDAISAEDGPFSIRGSDRKFTIDWTTSGHTSVDVPVTASGPLSDSFSGKHPNTYVHDVLKQVLAPRR comes from the coding sequence GTGAACAGACGCGTGCGTAGTGCGCGATGGGGAGCCCCCGTCGCTGCGGCCGTCGTGGCCGCAGTTGCCACGATGGTGCTCAACCCGACGCTGGGTGCGTCGGCCGTTGCTCCGCAGTCGGCGGCGAAGGCGAAGGCCCCCACGGCGAAGAACGTCATCTTCATCAACGGTGACGGTATGGGTGCCTCGATGCGCGAGGCAGCAAGGCTCAACCTTTCCGGCCTGGAAGGCCAGTTGGCGATGGACCGCCTCACGGCGTCCGGCCAGCTCACCACCACCCCGCGGGACCCGAAGGCCGTCGTGACGGACTCCGCCGCGGCGGCGACCGCATGGGCCACGGGCGAGAAGACCTACAACGGCGCGATCAGCGTCGATGTCGACGGCAACCCGCTGGCGACCCTCGGCCAGCAGGCCAAGGCGGCCGGCAAGGCCACCGGCCTGGTGACCACCGCCCAGGTCACCGACGCGTCCCCGGCGGCGTTCTTCGCCAACACCGCGGACCGCGGACAGCAGGACGAGATCGCCCGACAGTACCTGGACGTCAGCAAGCCCGACGTCATCCTGGGTGGCGGCGAGGACTGGTGGCTGCCGGCCGGTACGCCGGGCGCGTTCCAGGACAAGCCGGCGGAGGACACGACCGAGGCCAGCCGCGGCACCAAGGGCAACCTGATCAAGAAGGCCCAGAAGGCCGGTTACTCGTACGTCAACAGTGCGAGCGGGCTGAGCAAGGCCAAGAACGGCAAGCTCCTCGGGCTGTTCAGCAACGAGGAGATGTTCCAGCAGCGCCCCGAGGGCCAGGGCGACGTCTACAGCCCGGTCGTGGACCTCGGCACGATGACCAGCAAGGCCCTGAGCAGCCTGGACAAGAACAAGAAGGGCTTCTTCCTCATGGTCGAGGAGGAAGGCACCGACGAGTTCGCGCACTCCAACAACGGCACGCGCGTCCTGCAGTCGATGCAGCAGCTGGAGAAGGCCGTCGCGGTGGCCCGCGCATACATCGCGACGCACCCCGACACACTGCTGGTCGTCACCGGTGACCACGAGACCGGCGGTCTCTCGGTCGAGGAGGTCGACGCCGCCGACGAGTCCGGGGACGCCATCTCCGCCGAGGACGGTCCGTTCTCGATCCGCGGCAGCGACCGCAAGTTCACCATCGACTGGACCACGTCGGGGCACACCAGCGTGGACGTGCCCGTGACGGCGAGCGGTCCGCTCTCCGACAGCTTCTCGGGCAAGCACCCGAACACGTACGTGCACGACGTACTCAAGCAGGTGCTGGCACCGCGCCGCTGA
- a CDS encoding PhoH family protein — MVTSTKRRMPDRRTYVLDTSVLLADPNAMARFDEHEVVLPIVVVTELEAKRHHPELGYFARQALRLLDDFRVRYGRLDAPIPLGDLGGTLRVELNHSDPGVLPAGYRLGDNDSRILAVARNLQAEGYDVTVVSKDLPLRIKASSVGLLAEEYRAELAITDSGWTGMAELPLSAEQVDLLFGEETLYVPEVADLPVHTGLVLQSERGKALGRVTAEGNVRLVRGDREAFGIHGRSAEQRIALDLLLDQDVGIVSLGGRAGTGKSALALCAGLEAVLERRQHQKVMVFRPLYAVGGQELGYLPGTEAEKMSPWAQAVFDTLSAVAGREVIEEVLGRGMLEVLPLTHIRGRSLHDAFVIVDEAQSLERNVLLTVLSRIGSNSRVVLTHDVAQRDNLRVGRYDGVVAVVEKLKGHPLFAHVTLTRSERSQIAALVTEMLEEGQI, encoded by the coding sequence GTGGTGACCAGCACAAAGCGCCGCATGCCCGACAGGCGCACCTATGTTCTCGACACCAGCGTCCTGCTGGCCGATCCGAACGCCATGGCCCGCTTCGACGAGCACGAAGTCGTGCTCCCGATCGTCGTGGTCACGGAACTGGAGGCCAAACGCCACCATCCGGAGCTCGGCTACTTCGCCCGGCAGGCCCTGCGCCTGCTGGACGACTTCCGCGTCCGGTACGGCAGGCTCGATGCCCCGATCCCGCTAGGGGATCTCGGCGGAACGCTGCGCGTCGAACTCAACCATTCCGATCCCGGCGTACTGCCCGCCGGCTACCGGTTGGGGGACAACGACTCTCGGATTCTCGCGGTCGCGCGCAATCTCCAGGCCGAGGGGTACGACGTCACGGTCGTCTCCAAGGACCTGCCGCTGCGCATCAAGGCATCGTCGGTCGGCCTCCTCGCGGAGGAGTACCGCGCGGAACTCGCCATCACCGACTCCGGCTGGACGGGGATGGCCGAACTTCCCCTCTCGGCCGAACAGGTGGATCTGCTCTTCGGAGAGGAGACGCTGTACGTCCCCGAGGTCGCCGACCTGCCCGTGCACACCGGACTGGTCCTCCAGTCCGAGCGCGGCAAGGCGCTCGGCCGGGTCACGGCCGAGGGCAATGTGCGCCTCGTCCGGGGCGACCGGGAGGCCTTCGGGATCCACGGCCGCAGCGCCGAGCAGCGCATCGCCCTGGATCTGCTGCTCGACCAGGACGTCGGCATCGTGTCGCTGGGCGGCCGGGCCGGTACCGGAAAGTCGGCGCTGGCGCTCTGCGCCGGTCTCGAAGCCGTGCTGGAGCGCAGGCAGCACCAGAAGGTGATGGTCTTCCGGCCGCTGTACGCGGTCGGCGGGCAGGAGCTCGGCTATCTCCCCGGCACCGAGGCCGAGAAGATGAGCCCCTGGGCGCAGGCCGTCTTCGACACGCTGTCGGCGGTCGCCGGGCGTGAGGTGATCGAGGAGGTGCTGGGGCGCGGAATGCTGGAGGTCCTGCCACTCACCCATATCCGGGGCCGGTCGCTCCACGACGCCTTCGTGATCGTCGACGAGGCGCAGTCGCTCGAACGCAACGTCCTGCTGACCGTGTTGTCCAGGATCGGGTCGAATTCCCGGGTTGTGCTCACGCATGACGTGGCCCAGCGGGACAACCTCCGGGTCGGCCGGTACGACGGAGTCGTCGCCGTGGTCGAGAAGCTGAAGGGCCACCCGCTCTTCGCGCACGTCACGCTCACCCGCTCCGAGCGTTCGCAGATCGCCGCACTGGTGACCGAAATGCTGGAGGAAGGCCAGATCTGA
- a CDS encoding ABC transporter ATP-binding protein, with translation MTPAGSLLVARDLHKSYGSTPALDGASFSVHPGEIVAVLGPSGSGKSTLLHCLAGIITPDSGTVGYAGRELSAMSDAERSALRRSDFGFVFQFGQLVPELTCVENVALPLRLSGTRRKDAERTALRWMERLEVDDLGAKRPGEVSGGQGQRVAIARALVSSPKVIFADEPTGALDSLNGERVMQLLGEAARSANVAVVLVTHEARVAAYSDRDVTVRDGRARDLEHSA, from the coding sequence ATGACCCCGGCCGGCTCCCTCCTCGTCGCCCGCGACCTGCATAAGTCGTACGGCTCGACACCCGCCCTGGACGGCGCCTCGTTCTCCGTCCACCCCGGCGAGATCGTCGCCGTGCTGGGCCCGTCCGGCTCCGGCAAGTCGACCCTGCTGCACTGCCTCGCCGGCATCATCACCCCCGACAGCGGCACGGTCGGCTACGCGGGCCGCGAGCTCTCCGCGATGTCCGACGCCGAACGCAGCGCCCTGCGCCGCAGCGATTTCGGCTTCGTCTTCCAGTTCGGACAGCTCGTCCCGGAGCTGACCTGTGTGGAGAACGTCGCCCTGCCGCTCCGCCTCAGCGGCACCAGGCGCAAGGACGCCGAGCGCACCGCCCTCCGCTGGATGGAACGCCTGGAGGTGGACGACCTCGGCGCCAAGCGCCCCGGCGAGGTCTCCGGCGGCCAGGGCCAGCGCGTCGCCATCGCCCGAGCCCTGGTCTCCTCCCCGAAGGTGATCTTCGCGGACGAGCCGACCGGCGCCCTGGACTCCCTCAACGGCGAGCGGGTGATGCAACTGCTCGGCGAGGCCGCCCGGTCCGCCAATGTCGCCGTGGTCCTGGTGACGCACGAGGCCCGCGTCGCCGCCTACTCCGACCGCGACGTCACCGTGCGCGACGGCCGGGCCCGCGACCTGGAGCACTCCGCATGA
- a CDS encoding hydrogen peroxide-inducible genes activator — MAQGNQGNRPKQPSLSQLRAFAAVAEHLHFRDAAAAIGMSQPALSGAVSALEETLGVQLIERTTRKVLLSPAGERLAVRAGAVLEAVGELMEEAEAVRAPFTGVLRLGVIPTVAPYLLPTVLRLVHDRYPELDLQVHEEQTSSLLEGLAAGRLDLLLLAVPLGVPQVTELPLFDEDFVLVMERSHWLGGRADIPREALRELPLLLLDEGHCLRDQALDICREAGRTEGAPVTTTAAGLSTLVQLVAGGLGVTLLPRTAVTVETARNDALTTGYFADPAPSRRVALGMRTGAARHGEFEEFAAALREAMRALPVRLTASTSHA; from the coding sequence GTGGCGCAGGGCAACCAGGGCAATCGACCCAAACAACCCAGTCTGTCGCAGCTGCGCGCCTTCGCGGCCGTGGCCGAGCACCTGCACTTCAGGGACGCGGCGGCAGCAATCGGGATGAGTCAGCCCGCGCTCTCCGGGGCCGTGTCCGCGCTGGAGGAGACACTCGGTGTCCAGCTCATCGAGCGTACGACGCGCAAGGTGCTGCTCTCGCCCGCCGGGGAGCGGCTGGCGGTGCGGGCCGGGGCGGTGCTGGAGGCCGTCGGTGAGCTGATGGAGGAGGCCGAGGCGGTCCGGGCGCCGTTCACCGGAGTGCTCAGGCTCGGCGTGATTCCGACCGTCGCCCCGTACCTGTTGCCGACCGTGCTGCGGCTGGTCCACGACCGCTACCCGGAGCTCGACCTGCAGGTGCACGAGGAGCAGACGTCGTCGCTGCTGGAGGGGCTGGCCGCCGGCCGGCTGGACCTGCTGCTGCTCGCCGTGCCGCTCGGGGTGCCCCAGGTGACCGAACTCCCGCTCTTCGACGAGGACTTCGTGCTGGTCATGGAGCGCAGCCACTGGCTGGGCGGTCGTGCCGACATTCCGCGCGAGGCGCTGCGTGAGCTGCCGCTGCTGCTGCTCGACGAGGGGCACTGTCTGCGCGACCAGGCGCTGGACATCTGCCGGGAGGCGGGACGCACGGAGGGGGCACCGGTGACCACGACCGCGGCCGGGCTCTCCACGCTGGTGCAGCTGGTCGCGGGCGGGCTCGGGGTGACGCTGCTGCCGCGTACCGCCGTCACCGTGGAGACCGCCCGCAACGACGCGCTGACCACCGGGTATTTCGCGGACCCCGCGCCGTCGCGGCGGGTGGCGCTGGGGATGCGGACCGGGGCGGCGCGGCACGGCGAGTTCGAGGAGTTCGCGGCCGCACTGCGTGAGGCGATGCGGGCGCTGCCGGTACGGCTGACGGCGAGCACGTCTCACGCGTGA